In a genomic window of Amycolatopsis japonica:
- a CDS encoding bifunctional nuclease family protein, with translation MSEMRVVGVRVELPANQPILLLRETEGERYLPIWIGSVEATAIALEQQGVRPARPLTHDLLKEVIGALGRELEQVVITDLKEGTFFAELVFDGDIRVSARPSDSVALALRVGVPIHAVDAVLEEAGLIIPDEQEDEVEKFREFLDSVSPEDFRGADT, from the coding sequence ATGAGCGAGATGCGCGTCGTCGGCGTGCGGGTGGAGCTACCCGCGAATCAGCCGATCTTGTTGCTGCGGGAAACCGAAGGCGAGCGTTACCTGCCGATCTGGATCGGCTCGGTGGAGGCCACCGCCATCGCCTTGGAGCAGCAGGGAGTCCGCCCGGCCCGTCCGCTGACCCATGACCTGCTCAAGGAGGTCATCGGCGCGCTGGGCCGCGAGCTGGAACAGGTCGTCATCACCGACCTGAAGGAAGGCACGTTCTTCGCGGAACTGGTCTTCGACGGGGACATCCGGGTTTCGGCGCGGCCGAGCGATTCGGTGGCGCTGGCGCTGCGGGTGGGGGTGCCCATCCACGCCGTCGACGCGGTGCTGGAGGAAGCGGGCCTCATCATCCCCGACGAGCAGGAGGACGAGGTCGAGAAGTTCCGCGAGTTCCTCGACTCGGTCTCGCCGGAGGACTTCCGCGGCGCGGACACCTGA
- the ftsR gene encoding transcriptional regulator FtsR yields the protein MTAAGRPDRDASQRDGLSIGAVLAQLRGDFPDVTISKIRFLEAEGLVQPGRTPSGYRQFAPADVERLRFVLSAQRDHYLPLKVIKEQLDAADRGAAPEAAMPRLPRKLVSLDAPGENGGLPSPGDFETDREIRLTEEDLLRQAGIDAATLAELRQYGLVRPGAAGFFDPDAVLVAKTVKAMTEFGIEPRHLRAFRAAADREVGLLEQIVTPVYRHRDEDAQARGDEVVRELAALTVALHTLLVKAGIRAVTGG from the coding sequence GTGACGGCGGCCGGGCGGCCTGATCGGGATGCGTCGCAGCGCGATGGGTTGAGCATCGGGGCCGTGCTGGCACAGCTGCGCGGCGACTTCCCCGATGTCACCATCTCCAAGATCCGGTTCCTCGAGGCGGAGGGTCTGGTCCAGCCGGGCCGGACCCCGTCGGGGTACCGGCAGTTCGCTCCGGCGGACGTGGAGCGGTTGCGATTCGTCCTGTCCGCCCAGCGGGATCACTACCTTCCGCTGAAGGTCATCAAGGAACAGCTGGACGCGGCGGATCGGGGTGCCGCGCCGGAAGCGGCGATGCCGAGGCTGCCGCGGAAACTCGTTTCACTCGACGCCCCCGGGGAGAACGGCGGACTGCCGTCCCCCGGGGACTTCGAGACCGATCGCGAGATCAGGCTGACCGAGGAAGATCTGCTCCGCCAGGCCGGCATCGACGCCGCCACCCTGGCTGAGCTGCGGCAATACGGTCTGGTGCGCCCAGGCGCGGCGGGGTTCTTCGACCCCGACGCGGTCCTCGTGGCGAAGACCGTGAAAGCGATGACCGAATTCGGTATAGAGCCGAGACATCTGCGTGCCTTCCGGGCCGCGGCCGACCGCGAGGTCGGCCTGCTGGAGCAGATCGTGACCCCGGTGTATCGGCATCGTGACGAGGACGCCCAGGCGAGGGGCGACGAAGTCGTCCGGGAGCTCGCCGCCTTGACCGTGGCGTTGCACACGCTCTTGGTGAAGGCCGGAATACGGGCTGTCACGGGCGGTTGA
- the garA gene encoding glycogen accumulation regulator GarA — protein sequence MSTNDGPGVPPEQSPERTSVFRADFLADVEGTEAPPAAEAPVQGVDALPAGSALLVVKRGPNAGSRFLLDRDTTSAGRHPDSDIFLDDVTVSRRHAEFRREGGEFVVIDVGSLNGTYVNREPVDQAVLAGGDEVQIGKFRLVFLTGPGSGGQGAR from the coding sequence GTGAGCACGAACGACGGGCCCGGCGTTCCCCCGGAGCAGTCTCCGGAGCGGACTTCTGTCTTCCGGGCCGACTTCCTGGCCGACGTCGAAGGCACTGAGGCTCCTCCGGCTGCCGAGGCCCCCGTCCAGGGTGTGGACGCGCTGCCCGCGGGTTCCGCGCTGCTGGTCGTCAAGCGGGGCCCGAACGCGGGTTCGCGCTTCCTGCTGGACCGCGACACCACCAGCGCGGGACGGCACCCGGACAGCGACATCTTCCTCGACGACGTCACGGTCTCCCGGCGGCACGCCGAGTTCCGCCGTGAGGGCGGCGAGTTCGTCGTCATCGACGTCGGCAGCCTCAACGGCACCTACGTCAACCGCGAGCCGGTCGACCAGGCCGTCCTCGCCGGTGGCGACGAGGTGCAGATCGGCAAGTTCCGCCTGGTCTTCCTGACCGGCCCGGGTTCCGGGGGCCAGGGGGCACGGTGA
- the gcvH gene encoding glycine cleavage system protein GcvH yields MSTPEELRYTEEHEWVSVRDGGLVRVGITEYAQDQLGDVVFVELPEVGKQVGSGDAFGEVESTKSVSELFAPLDGEVVAVNDAVTESPELINSDPYGEGWLIELRLDDASSVESLLEAEAYQALIKE; encoded by the coding sequence TTGTCCACTCCAGAAGAACTGCGGTACACCGAGGAGCACGAGTGGGTCTCCGTGCGCGACGGCGGGCTCGTGCGTGTGGGCATCACGGAGTACGCCCAGGACCAGCTCGGTGACGTGGTGTTCGTCGAACTGCCCGAGGTCGGCAAGCAGGTCGGCTCGGGCGACGCGTTCGGCGAGGTCGAGTCGACCAAGAGCGTCTCGGAGCTGTTCGCCCCGCTCGACGGCGAGGTGGTCGCGGTCAACGACGCGGTGACCGAATCGCCCGAGCTGATCAACAGCGACCCGTACGGCGAAGGCTGGCTGATCGAGCTCCGTCTCGACGACGCGAGCTCGGTGGAATCCCTGCTGGAGGCCGAGGCGTACCAGGCGCTGATCAAGGAATAG
- a CDS encoding CDP-alcohol phosphatidyltransferase family protein yields the protein MSTPPEPSVTSEEPSLLRQALNVPNMLSILRLAGVPVFLWLLLGPKEDGWALALLVFSALTDWLDGKLARWLNQMSRLGQLLDPAADRLYILATLIAFLIRDIIPWWLVVPLVVREAVLGVCVLLLRRRGFAPPEVTYIGKGATFVLMYAFPFLLLTQGGSDIAAIARPIGYAFTAWGAVLYVYSGVLYVVQTVRALRSAAPGVSREAPGA from the coding sequence GTGAGTACGCCCCCCGAACCGAGCGTGACCAGCGAAGAGCCTTCCCTGCTGCGGCAGGCCCTGAACGTCCCCAACATGCTTTCCATCCTCCGGCTCGCCGGAGTGCCGGTCTTCCTGTGGCTGCTCCTCGGCCCGAAGGAGGACGGCTGGGCGCTCGCGCTGCTCGTGTTCAGCGCGCTCACCGACTGGCTCGACGGCAAACTGGCCCGCTGGCTCAACCAGATGTCGCGGCTCGGGCAGCTGCTCGACCCCGCCGCCGACCGGCTCTACATCCTCGCGACCCTCATCGCCTTCCTGATCCGCGACATCATCCCGTGGTGGCTGGTGGTCCCGCTGGTCGTCCGGGAGGCCGTCCTCGGCGTCTGCGTCCTGCTGCTGCGGCGCCGGGGGTTCGCCCCGCCGGAGGTCACCTACATCGGCAAGGGCGCCACCTTCGTGCTGATGTACGCCTTCCCGTTCCTGCTGCTCACCCAGGGCGGCTCCGACATCGCCGCGATCGCCCGGCCGATCGGCTACGCCTTCACGGCATGGGGTGCTGTCCTGTACGTCTATTCAGGCGTGCTGTACGTCGTCCAGACCGTTCGGGCGTTGCGCTCGGCCGCTCCCGGCGTGTCGCGGGAGGCGCCGGGCGCGTGA